A genome region from Bacillaceae bacterium IKA-2 includes the following:
- a CDS encoding low molecular weight protein-tyrosine-phosphatase: MIKVLFVCLGNICRSPMAEAIFRQKVNGSGLEKKIYIDSAGTGDWHIGNRPHQGTLKILQENKIDSSNILARTVVKDDFNNFDYIIAMDTQNVKNLTKLKENNSRGEIARLLEYLPDSSVVDVPDPYFTGNFQEVYELVEEACQELLAYIKEKENL; this comes from the coding sequence ATGATAAAAGTATTATTTGTATGTTTAGGGAACATTTGTCGCTCACCGATGGCAGAAGCGATTTTTCGGCAAAAAGTTAACGGGTCTGGTCTTGAGAAGAAAATTTACATCGATTCTGCGGGAACTGGAGATTGGCATATTGGAAACAGGCCTCATCAAGGGACTCTGAAGATTTTACAGGAAAATAAGATAGACTCTAGTAACATTTTGGCTAGAACAGTTGTTAAAGATGACTTTAATAATTTTGATTACATCATTGCTATGGACACGCAAAATGTAAAGAATTTAACCAAACTTAAAGAAAATAATAGTCGTGGAGAAATCGCCCGTTTATTAGAGTATCTTCCCGATTCGAGTGTAGTCGATGTACCTGATCCATATTTTACAGGTAATTTTCAAGAAGTATATGAGCTTGTTGAAGAGGCGTGTCAGGAGCTTCTTGCGTATATCAAAGAGAAAGAAAACTTATGA
- a CDS encoding YolD-like family protein: MLPEHVAMLRKLKESTNYKTKPILDEQILEELNEMMCMSMQAKELIKLTYYQEHDYKSIIGVIQSFDIVSKCVLITSEEGISFQLKVENIIDVKMGD, translated from the coding sequence ATGTTACCGGAGCATGTCGCGATGCTTCGTAAGTTAAAAGAAAGTACTAACTACAAAACAAAGCCGATATTAGACGAACAAATTTTAGAAGAACTTAACGAAATGATGTGTATGTCGATGCAGGCAAAAGAATTAATAAAACTAACGTATTATCAGGAGCACGATTACAAAAGTATCATTGGAGTTATTCAGTCCTTTGATATCGTCTCTAAGTGTGTCCTTATTACTAGTGAAGAAGGTATTTCCTTTCAATTAAAGGTGGAAAATATTATTGATGTAAAAATGGGCGACTGA
- a CDS encoding SDR family oxidoreductase, giving the protein MINLKRNNNLKQKIIVITGASSGIGLMLALDVAKKGAIPILLARSTDKLKQAKADILRKTGMKADYFTVDVSDSESVAETFRQILERYKKVDVLINNAGYAIFDSFLNAKADDIKGMFAVNVYGLIACTKAVLPGMIERNEGHIINIASQAGKLATPKSSVYAATKHAVLAITNSTRMELIDTNLVISAVNPGPIKTPFFDRADATGTYIKKVEKFMLEPGFVSAKIIQLIERPRREINLPRWMGLGTTFYQLFPGLFEKLAGKKLNQK; this is encoded by the coding sequence ATGATTAATTTGAAACGGAATAATAATTTGAAACAAAAAATTATTGTTATTACGGGAGCGTCAAGTGGAATTGGTTTGATGTTGGCTTTAGATGTGGCAAAAAAGGGCGCAATACCAATTTTACTTGCCCGTTCCACAGATAAGTTAAAGCAAGCAAAAGCAGATATTTTAAGAAAAACAGGCATGAAAGCTGATTATTTTACAGTCGATGTTAGTGATAGCGAATCAGTAGCAGAAACTTTTAGGCAAATTTTAGAAAGATATAAAAAAGTAGATGTTCTAATTAACAATGCTGGATATGCGATATTCGATTCGTTTTTAAATGCAAAAGCAGATGATATAAAAGGAATGTTTGCGGTTAATGTATATGGATTAATTGCTTGTACAAAAGCAGTTTTACCGGGGATGATCGAACGAAACGAAGGACATATCATAAATATTGCCTCACAAGCAGGGAAATTAGCAACACCAAAATCAAGTGTTTACGCTGCAACAAAGCACGCTGTTTTAGCTATTACGAACAGTACACGGATGGAACTAATCGATACGAATTTAGTTATTAGCGCCGTAAACCCTGGTCCGATTAAAACTCCTTTTTTTGACCGTGCTGATGCGACTGGAACTTATATAAAAAAGGTAGAGAAGTTTATGCTGGAGCCGGGATTCGTCTCTGCAAAAATAATTCAATTAATCGAGCGTCCAAGAAGAGAAATTAATTTACCTAGGTGGATGGGACTAGGGACAACTTTTTATCAGCTGTTTCCTGGCCTTTTCGAAAAATTAGCTGGAAAGAAACTTAATCAGAAGTAG
- a CDS encoding H-type small acid-soluble spore protein, with protein sequence MNVNRAQQIVASTKDIDVEHNGASIWIQNVNPQAETARVYPRQNPENEMTVSVQELEEK encoded by the coding sequence ATGAATGTAAATCGCGCTCAACAAATCGTTGCGTCCACAAAAGATATTGACGTTGAACATAACGGAGCATCTATTTGGATCCAAAATGTTAATCCACAAGCAGAAACAGCTCGGGTCTACCCTAGACAAAACCCAGAAAATGAAATGACTGTTAGTGTTCAAGAGTTAGAGGAAAAATAA
- a CDS encoding UV damage repair protein UvrX, with product MLIDYDSFPKRTIFCVDMKSFYASCSALALGLDPLTCYLAVVGDTKRDGSVVLAATPRLKKEFGIKTGSRLFEIPSDAKIQVVNAEMARYLEISIRLTEFFNRYVPLEAIHTYSVDESFLDVKGTERLWGNKWTLANRIRTEMLAELGLACSIGIGPNMLLAKVCLDLEAKEKGVAEWTYAEVESKLWNVSPLRKMWGIGSQIEKRLNKIGIFSIGQLAAAPLALFEKHFGVIGNQLYYHAHGVDLSDLGAPIIEGQISFGKSQILLRDYDDTNEIKHVILEMCEEVARRARTAKRAGRTISLGIGYSKTETIGGFQRSVTLQAPTNITLELYKACLQLFDRHYSSQIVRQVSIGLSNVVSDDQMQLSLFEPNRPRQRDLGYVMDFIREKHGSDKLLRAVSYTKAGTTRQRSKLVGGHKA from the coding sequence ATGCTAATTGACTATGACTCATTTCCAAAACGAACGATATTTTGTGTTGATATGAAGAGTTTTTATGCCAGTTGTTCAGCTTTAGCGCTTGGACTTGATCCACTGACGTGCTATTTGGCTGTCGTTGGTGACACAAAAAGAGATGGAAGTGTTGTTTTGGCAGCGACTCCGCGCCTGAAAAAGGAATTTGGGATTAAAACCGGCAGTCGTCTTTTTGAAATTCCTAGCGATGCAAAAATTCAAGTTGTCAATGCTGAAATGGCTAGATATTTAGAGATTTCGATTCGTTTGACAGAGTTTTTTAATCGTTATGTTCCTTTAGAAGCGATTCATACGTATAGCGTTGATGAAAGCTTTCTTGATGTAAAAGGAACAGAACGACTTTGGGGGAACAAGTGGACGTTGGCAAATCGAATTAGAACAGAGATGTTGGCCGAGCTAGGTTTAGCCTGTTCAATCGGGATCGGACCAAATATGCTGCTAGCAAAAGTATGTTTAGATTTAGAAGCAAAAGAAAAGGGAGTAGCAGAGTGGACCTATGCTGAAGTTGAGAGTAAGCTTTGGAATGTTTCACCATTGAGGAAGATGTGGGGGATCGGTTCGCAAATTGAGAAGCGTTTAAATAAAATAGGGATTTTTTCGATTGGTCAATTAGCTGCTGCACCATTAGCATTATTTGAAAAACATTTTGGGGTTATCGGTAATCAGCTTTATTATCATGCTCATGGTGTTGACCTTTCTGACTTGGGAGCACCAATTATTGAGGGACAAATTAGCTTTGGCAAAAGCCAAATTTTACTTCGCGACTACGATGACACGAACGAAATTAAACATGTAATCCTAGAGATGTGTGAGGAGGTTGCGAGACGAGCAAGGACAGCAAAAAGAGCAGGCAGAACGATTAGCTTAGGAATTGGTTATAGCAAAACAGAGACAATCGGTGGTTTTCAGAGGTCTGTTACGCTCCAAGCTCCAACAAATATTACCTTAGAGTTATATAAAGCGTGTTTACAATTATTTGATCGGCATTACAGTAGTCAAATTGTTCGTCAGGTTTCGATTGGTCTTTCAAATGTTGTCAGTGATGACCAAATGCAGTTAAGTTTGTTCGAACCAAATCGACCTCGGCAACGGGACTTAGGTTATGTCATGGATTTCATAAGAGAGAAACACGGATCTGACAAGCTATTAAGAGCTGTTTCTTATACAAAGGCGGGAACGACTAGACAGAGAAGTAAACTTGTCGGTGGACATAAAGCTTAG
- a CDS encoding DUF3891 family protein — protein sequence MIILKKTNEIVMFTQHHHAFLSGEIAKHFKTDRFQSIDHWGELMLAIYEHDRSWIGLDETPIWNDEKEVPYSFIDYPLIPKLAFYKIGIDEIEQMSPYAALLCSMHYCSFFKRSMDKRVDKFLEAEEKRQTKIINTLNLLDGKLQSQHFRLLQFCDDLSLYLCLNEPGTKKVEEYPWFRDGMANSEIFSEENKPLYAEWLNNKEVAVHSFPFKEEFDLKLQYKRVPKNLIREKGIAPAYHAIEVIEYEVKITR from the coding sequence GTGATTATCCTAAAAAAGACAAATGAAATAGTCATGTTCACACAGCATCATCATGCTTTTTTATCTGGAGAAATAGCAAAGCACTTCAAAACAGATCGATTTCAATCGATCGATCATTGGGGTGAACTTATGCTAGCTATTTATGAGCATGATCGTAGTTGGATCGGGCTAGATGAAACACCAATATGGAATGACGAAAAGGAAGTTCCATATTCTTTCATTGATTATCCTCTCATTCCAAAACTAGCTTTTTATAAAATTGGGATCGATGAAATAGAACAAATGAGCCCCTATGCAGCTTTACTATGTAGCATGCATTATTGCTCATTTTTCAAACGGTCAATGGATAAGAGAGTCGATAAGTTTCTAGAGGCAGAAGAAAAACGACAGACTAAAATAATAAATACGCTCAATCTACTCGACGGAAAACTACAATCGCAGCATTTTCGGTTACTGCAGTTCTGCGATGATCTATCTTTGTATTTATGTTTAAACGAGCCAGGAACTAAGAAGGTGGAAGAGTACCCTTGGTTTAGAGACGGAATGGCAAATTCAGAAATATTTAGTGAGGAAAACAAACCATTATATGCCGAATGGCTAAACAATAAGGAAGTTGCCGTGCATTCTTTTCCTTTCAAAGAAGAGTTTGATTTGAAATTACAATACAAACGAGTACCGAAGAACTTGATTCGTGAAAAAGGAATTGCACCTGCTTATCATGCAATTGAAGTGATAGAATATGAAGTGAAAATTACGAGATAA
- the asnB gene encoding asparagine synthase (glutamine-hydrolyzing): protein MCGITGWIDWNKDLRKEEKTVERMARKLNKRGPDDFRVWSTTHAAFGHTRLVVVDPEGGKQPMTKSVAEKTFTICYNGELYNTENIRKELIGRGHSFKSHSDTEVLLTSFIEWGPDCVDHLNGIFAFAIWDEGNEELFIARDRLGVKPLFYQEINGAFMFGSELKAVLAHPDVKPEVTREGLAEVFGLGPSRTPGHGVFKNMKELRPGHALKFTKAGLNIYRYWTLKSKNHEDDVEETAEKIRWLLEDTVERQLVADVPVSTFLSGGVDSSALTAFAAKYFEKNNRGPFHTYSVDYQDNDQYFKANDFQPNADGPWIKEVSQFLGTEHHSCVITNEDLAGYLKEAVLVRDLPGMADIDSSLLWFCSQVKKDVTVSLSGECADEIFGGYPWFHREDLLLRDNFPWMHSTLEREMLLKDEWREKLQLQDYVTRRYQETLAETPRLDGESDVDARRRELFYLNIVWFMTTLLDRKDRMSMGASLEVRVPFADHRLVEYVWNIPWEMKNLEGREKGILRKALEGVLPNNVLYRKKSPYPKTHHPQYTIAVKMWLQEIVSDPTSPLLQFVDKDKITEIINTDGEAFKKPWFGQLMNGPQLIAHLCQIDTWLREYKVEVVE, encoded by the coding sequence ATGTGCGGTATTACAGGTTGGATAGATTGGAACAAAGATTTACGCAAAGAAGAGAAAACTGTTGAAAGGATGGCGCGGAAACTAAATAAACGTGGTCCAGACGATTTTAGAGTCTGGAGTACGACTCATGCAGCTTTTGGCCATACAAGATTAGTGGTTGTCGACCCTGAAGGTGGAAAACAGCCGATGACAAAATCGGTAGCGGAGAAAACATTCACAATTTGTTACAATGGAGAACTTTACAATACAGAAAATATTCGCAAAGAACTAATTGGTCGTGGTCACTCATTTAAGTCACATTCAGATACGGAAGTGTTACTTACTTCATTTATAGAATGGGGTCCAGACTGCGTTGACCATTTAAATGGAATTTTTGCGTTTGCGATCTGGGATGAAGGGAACGAAGAACTTTTTATCGCTCGCGATCGTTTGGGAGTGAAGCCGCTCTTTTATCAAGAAATCAACGGCGCATTCATGTTTGGTTCAGAGTTAAAAGCGGTATTAGCGCACCCAGATGTGAAGCCGGAAGTGACGCGAGAAGGCTTAGCGGAAGTATTTGGTTTAGGACCATCAAGAACCCCAGGTCACGGTGTCTTTAAAAATATGAAAGAGCTGCGACCAGGACATGCGCTGAAATTTACGAAGGCTGGCTTAAACATTTATCGTTATTGGACCTTAAAAAGTAAAAACCATGAAGATGATGTCGAGGAGACGGCCGAAAAAATTAGATGGTTGTTAGAAGATACAGTAGAAAGACAGCTTGTAGCCGATGTTCCAGTTAGTACATTTTTATCTGGTGGCGTCGATTCAAGTGCTTTAACGGCTTTTGCAGCAAAGTATTTCGAAAAAAACAACCGCGGACCGTTTCATACGTACTCCGTTGATTATCAAGATAATGACCAGTATTTTAAGGCTAATGACTTTCAACCGAATGCGGATGGACCGTGGATTAAAGAAGTATCACAATTTTTAGGTACGGAGCACCATTCTTGTGTGATCACAAATGAAGATTTAGCCGGCTATTTAAAAGAAGCAGTCTTGGTGCGTGACCTGCCAGGAATGGCAGACATCGATTCTTCGTTACTTTGGTTTTGTAGCCAGGTAAAAAAAGATGTAACGGTTAGCTTATCTGGTGAGTGCGCCGATGAAATTTTTGGCGGTTATCCGTGGTTTCACCGCGAGGATTTACTCCTCCGGGATAATTTTCCATGGATGCATTCGACATTAGAAAGGGAAATGTTACTTAAAGATGAATGGCGTGAAAAGTTGCAGCTCCAAGATTATGTGACCCGGCGCTATCAAGAGACTCTAGCAGAAACACCTCGTCTTGATGGTGAAAGTGACGTCGATGCGAGACGCAGAGAGTTATTTTATCTGAATATCGTCTGGTTTATGACAACTTTACTTGATCGAAAAGACCGGATGAGTATGGGGGCAAGTCTCGAAGTCCGCGTTCCATTTGCTGATCATCGTCTTGTCGAATATGTTTGGAATATTCCTTGGGAAATGAAAAACCTTGAAGGCAGAGAGAAAGGTATTTTACGAAAAGCATTAGAAGGCGTGTTACCAAATAACGTCCTCTATCGAAAAAAGAGCCCCTACCCGAAAACCCATCACCCACAGTACACGATAGCCGTAAAAATGTGGCTCCAAGAAATAGTCTCAGATCCAACATCACCATTGCTCCAATTTGTGGATAAGGACAAAATAACCGAAATTATTAATACAGATGGAGAGGCTTTTAAGAAACCTTGGTTCGGGCAGCTCATGAATGGCCCGCAGCTGATCGCTCACTTATGCCAGATTGATACGTGGCTCAGGGAGTATAAGGTTGAGGTAGTAGAATAA